The Tenacibaculum jejuense genome includes a window with the following:
- a CDS encoding VPS10 domain-containing protein, producing MKKLLFGGVILLLFLSIKVNAQNNNSQFSEEYFNAIDWRNIGPHRGGRSCAVTGVPKKPNLFYMGTTGGGIWKTIDAGNTWQNISDGFFGGSVGSIAVSEWDNNIIYVGMGEKTVRGNVSSGDGVWKSEDAGKTWKHMGLPNSRHIPRMRIHPKNPDIVYAAVLGDLYKSTTERGVYKSTDGGKTWKKVLYSNADAGAVDLIIDPNNPRTLYASTWNIRRTPYSLSSGGEGSGIWKSTDEGETWTNISKNSGLPKGIWGISGLAVSPVNSEIVYALIENEKGGVYKSLNGGKTWRLINSERKLRQRAWYYTRIYADTKDENIVYVMNVRYHKSTDGGKTYKTYNAPHGDHHDLWIAPEDNQRMIIADDGGGQISFDAGENWSTYLNQPTSQFYRVTTDNHFPYRIYVAQQDNSTIRIAHRTDGRYITSQDWESTAGGESAHIAVDPLNNDIAYGGSYGGLLTRVDHKTGAFRAINVWPDDPMGHGAEDFKYRFQWNFPVLFSPNNKKKLYAASNHLHATTNEGQSWDIISPDLTRNDPKTLGPSGGPITKDNTGVEYYGTIFAVAEVPGEDGVIYTGSDDGLVHITKDGGKNWTNITPKKMPEWMMINCIEIDPYTKGGAYVVGTKYKTGDYQPYIYKTEDYGKSWKKITSGIGNEDFTRALRADPKRKGLLYAGTERGMYISFNDGKNWQKFQLNLPLVPITDLAIKENNLIAATQGRSLWIIDDLTPLHQLNSKLTNQDFFVYKPKESYRMGGGNGAKSRRNGTNYHGGVPVNFYVKNYTKKDTVSLKFYDSSKNLIRVFSTHPDKKQKEGKLKVKQGDNVFYWDMMYTGADRVKGMILWWASLSGPMALPGEYRVDLTVNGKAKSENFTIKNKPNSESTPADLKAQFDFINSINSKMTEIHKALKNVKKIRAQVNTLKKSIKDKKKHKDLLDFANQLVKDMTVVENNLYQTKSKSNQDPLNFPIKLNNKLGHLNSLSRIGDYKPTDQAVAFKNEITKQIDIELNKLYDIFNNKVKDLNQKVKTSQIDFIQLD from the coding sequence ATGAAAAAACTACTTTTTGGAGGAGTAATACTGCTCCTTTTCTTGAGTATCAAAGTTAATGCTCAAAATAACAATAGCCAATTTTCTGAAGAATATTTTAACGCAATCGATTGGAGAAACATTGGTCCACATCGTGGAGGGCGAAGTTGTGCTGTAACTGGAGTTCCTAAAAAACCGAATTTATTCTACATGGGAACTACTGGTGGTGGTATCTGGAAGACGATTGATGCTGGAAATACTTGGCAAAACATTTCTGATGGATTTTTTGGTGGTTCTGTAGGTTCAATAGCTGTTAGCGAATGGGACAACAATATCATTTATGTTGGAATGGGAGAAAAAACTGTTCGTGGTAATGTTTCTTCTGGTGACGGTGTTTGGAAATCTGAAGATGCTGGTAAAACATGGAAACATATGGGATTACCAAATTCTAGACATATTCCTAGAATGCGTATTCACCCTAAAAACCCTGATATTGTTTATGCTGCCGTTTTAGGAGATTTATACAAGTCTACCACAGAAAGAGGTGTTTACAAATCTACTGATGGTGGAAAAACTTGGAAAAAAGTTTTATACAGCAATGCAGATGCTGGAGCTGTAGATTTAATTATCGATCCAAATAACCCTAGAACTTTATATGCTTCTACTTGGAATATAAGAAGAACTCCTTATAGTTTATCTAGTGGCGGTGAAGGTTCTGGAATTTGGAAAAGTACTGATGAAGGTGAAACATGGACAAATATTTCTAAAAACTCTGGATTACCAAAAGGTATTTGGGGAATTTCTGGTTTAGCTGTTTCTCCTGTAAACTCTGAAATTGTTTACGCACTTATAGAAAATGAAAAAGGTGGCGTGTACAAATCTTTAAATGGTGGAAAAACTTGGAGATTAATTAATAGCGAACGTAAACTTCGTCAAAGAGCTTGGTATTACACAAGAATTTATGCAGACACTAAAGATGAAAACATTGTATACGTTATGAATGTACGCTATCATAAATCTACTGATGGTGGAAAAACCTACAAAACATACAACGCACCACATGGAGATCATCATGATTTATGGATTGCGCCGGAAGATAATCAGCGTATGATTATTGCTGATGACGGAGGAGGACAAATATCTTTTGACGCTGGTGAAAACTGGTCTACTTATTTAAACCAGCCTACTTCTCAATTTTATCGTGTTACTACAGATAATCATTTTCCATATAGAATTTATGTAGCTCAACAAGATAATTCTACTATTAGAATTGCGCATAGAACAGACGGAAGATATATTACTTCACAAGATTGGGAGTCTACTGCAGGTGGAGAAAGTGCTCACATCGCTGTAGATCCTTTAAATAATGATATCGCTTATGGTGGAAGTTATGGTGGATTACTAACACGTGTTGATCATAAAACTGGTGCATTTAGAGCAATTAATGTTTGGCCAGATGATCCTATGGGACATGGAGCTGAAGATTTCAAATATCGTTTCCAATGGAATTTCCCTGTATTATTTTCTCCTAATAATAAAAAGAAATTATACGCTGCTTCAAATCATTTGCATGCAACTACGAATGAAGGGCAGTCTTGGGATATTATTAGTCCTGATTTAACAAGAAATGATCCTAAAACTTTAGGACCTTCGGGAGGACCAATTACCAAAGACAACACTGGTGTTGAATACTATGGAACTATTTTCGCAGTTGCTGAAGTTCCTGGTGAAGATGGAGTTATTTATACTGGTTCAGATGATGGTTTAGTTCATATTACTAAAGATGGTGGAAAAAATTGGACAAACATTACTCCTAAAAAAATGCCAGAATGGATGATGATTAATTGTATTGAAATTGATCCTTACACAAAAGGTGGTGCTTATGTTGTAGGAACAAAATATAAAACAGGAGATTATCAACCTTATATTTATAAAACGGAAGACTACGGAAAGTCTTGGAAAAAAATAACTTCTGGAATTGGCAATGAGGATTTCACAAGAGCTTTACGTGCTGACCCTAAAAGAAAAGGATTATTATATGCTGGTACAGAAAGAGGAATGTATATTTCTTTTAATGATGGTAAAAACTGGCAAAAATTCCAATTGAATTTACCTTTAGTTCCTATTACAGATTTAGCTATTAAGGAAAATAACTTAATTGCAGCTACTCAAGGACGTTCTTTATGGATTATTGATGATTTAACTCCATTACATCAATTAAACAGCAAACTTACGAACCAAGATTTCTTTGTTTACAAACCAAAAGAAAGTTATAGAATGGGTGGAGGAAACGGAGCTAAATCTAGAAGAAATGGAACAAACTACCATGGAGGTGTTCCAGTGAACTTTTACGTTAAAAATTACACCAAAAAAGATACTGTTTCTCTTAAGTTTTATGATAGTTCCAAAAATTTGATTCGAGTATTTAGTACCCATCCTGACAAAAAACAAAAAGAAGGAAAATTAAAAGTAAAACAAGGTGATAATGTATTTTACTGGGATATGATGTATACTGGAGCAGACCGAGTGAAAGGCATGATTTTATGGTGGGCTTCTTTAAGTGGACCAATGGCTTTACCTGGTGAATATAGAGTTGATTTAACGGTAAATGGAAAAGCTAAATCTGAAAACTTTACGATTAAAAATAAGCCAAACTCTGAATCAACTCCAGCTGACTTAAAAGCTCAATTTGATTTTATTAATAGTATCAATTCTAAAATGACTGAAATTCATAAAGCATTAAAGAATGTAAAGAAAATTAGAGCTCAAGTAAATACTTTAAAGAAATCTATTAAAGATAAAAAGAAACATAAAGACTTATTAGATTTTGCGAATCAATTGGTAAAAGATATGACTGTTGTTGAAAACAATTTATATCAAACAAAGAGCAAGAGTAATCAAGATCCTTTAAACTTTCCAATTAAGTTGAACAACAAATTAGGACATTTAAACTCTTTATCTCGTATTGGTGATTACAAACCTACAGATCAAGCTGTAGCATTTAAAAATGAAATCACTAAGCAAATTGACATTGAATTAAATAAATTATACGATATTTTCAACAACAAAGTGAAAGATCTGAATCAAAAAGTTAAAACTAGTCAAATTGATTTCATTCAATTAGATTAA
- a CDS encoding 3-phosphoshikimate 1-carboxyvinyltransferase, which yields MDLLLKIPKNQLFKNSIVISGSKSESNRLLILQQLFPELVIENLSSSDDSVHMQNALKGDSEVADIGHAGTTMRFLTALFASQEGTTRVLQGSERMHNRPIKILVDALRDLGADITYLEKDGYPPLKIVGKKLTKDNVSIAGNVSSQYISALLLIAPSLPNGLKLELTGEITSIPYIKMTLSLLNQLGIETDFEGNTIEVFNKKSVSSKNIIVEADWSSASYYYSLVALSEVGTEITLSSYKKESLQGDSCLASIYEHFGVTTEFNNHTITLKKEKLASQDKLILDLVKAPDIAQTIAVTCFALEVPCDLEGLHTLKIKETDRLEALKEEITKLGGDIQVTNEELFLKKSDKINQNITIETYHDHRMAMAFAPLALKVPIKIADAKVVTKSYQNFWSDFEKIGIEQEVLK from the coding sequence ATGGACTTATTGTTAAAGATTCCTAAAAATCAATTATTTAAAAATAGTATAGTTATATCAGGTTCTAAAAGTGAATCGAATAGATTGTTAATTCTTCAGCAGTTATTCCCAGAATTGGTCATAGAAAACCTTTCTAGTTCAGATGATTCTGTGCACATGCAAAACGCATTAAAAGGAGATTCAGAAGTTGCTGATATTGGACATGCTGGTACTACAATGCGATTTTTAACAGCACTTTTTGCTTCGCAAGAAGGAACTACAAGAGTTTTACAAGGATCTGAAAGAATGCATAACAGGCCAATTAAAATTTTGGTAGATGCATTAAGAGATCTTGGTGCAGATATCACCTATTTGGAAAAAGATGGATATCCACCATTAAAAATAGTAGGGAAGAAGTTAACTAAAGACAATGTTTCCATAGCAGGAAATGTGAGTAGTCAATATATATCAGCTTTATTGTTAATCGCTCCAAGTTTACCTAACGGATTAAAATTAGAGTTAACAGGTGAAATTACATCTATTCCTTATATCAAAATGACTTTAAGTTTGTTGAATCAGCTTGGAATTGAAACAGATTTTGAAGGAAATACAATAGAAGTTTTCAATAAAAAAAGTGTTTCCTCAAAAAATATTATTGTTGAGGCAGATTGGAGTTCAGCATCATATTATTATTCTTTAGTAGCTTTAAGTGAAGTAGGTACAGAAATTACATTGTCTTCATATAAGAAAGAAAGTTTACAAGGAGATAGTTGTTTGGCGTCTATTTATGAGCATTTTGGAGTAACTACTGAATTTAATAATCATACAATTACTTTAAAGAAAGAAAAATTAGCGAGTCAGGATAAATTAATATTAGATTTAGTAAAAGCGCCAGATATCGCACAAACTATCGCTGTGACTTGTTTTGCTTTGGAAGTTCCATGTGATTTAGAAGGATTACATACGTTGAAAATTAAAGAGACAGATCGTTTAGAAGCTTTAAAAGAAGAAATAACAAAGTTAGGAGGAGACATTCAAGTAACTAATGAAGAATTATTTCTAAAAAAATCTGATAAAATAAATCAGAATATAACTATAGAAACATATCACGATCATAGAATGGCTATGGCTTTTGCACCTTTAGCATTAAAAGTTCCAATAAAAATAGCAGATGCTAAAGTTGTAACAAAATCGTATCAGAACTTTTGGTCTGATTTTGAAAAGATTGGAATAGAACAAGAAGTCTTAAAATAA
- the queA gene encoding tRNA preQ1(34) S-adenosylmethionine ribosyltransferase-isomerase QueA, with product MKLSQFNFDLPSELLAEYPSEHRDEARLMVLNRKEQTIEHKLFKDLINYFDEGDVMMLNNTKVFPARMFGNKEKTGARIEVFLLRELNAEHRLWDVLVDPARKIRIGNKLFFGDDESLVAEVIDNTTSRGRTLRFLFDGSYDEFRRKLIELGQTPLPKYIKRDVEPEDEERYQTIFAKHEGAVAAPTAGLHFSKHLMKRLEIKGVDFAEMTLHVGLGTFNPVEVEDLSKHKMDSEKIIIPQEACDVVNNAIEKKRRVCAVGTTVMRTVESSVSASQRLNAYEGWTNKFIFPPYDFSIANCMVTNFHTPKSTLLMMISAFAGHDFVMEAYQEAIKEKYKFYSYGDAMLII from the coding sequence ATGAAATTATCTCAATTTAATTTTGATTTACCTAGTGAATTATTAGCTGAATATCCTTCTGAACACAGAGATGAAGCTCGTTTAATGGTATTAAATCGTAAAGAACAAACTATAGAACATAAGTTGTTTAAAGATTTAATCAATTATTTCGATGAAGGTGATGTAATGATGTTGAATAATACGAAGGTTTTTCCTGCTCGTATGTTTGGTAACAAAGAAAAAACTGGTGCAAGAATTGAAGTTTTCTTATTAAGAGAATTAAACGCAGAGCACAGGTTATGGGATGTTTTAGTAGATCCAGCACGTAAAATTCGTATCGGAAACAAATTATTCTTTGGAGATGACGAGAGTTTAGTAGCTGAGGTAATTGATAACACTACATCTAGAGGAAGAACTTTACGTTTCTTATTTGATGGTTCTTACGATGAGTTTAGAAGAAAACTTATTGAATTAGGACAAACACCATTACCAAAGTATATTAAAAGAGATGTTGAGCCAGAAGATGAAGAACGTTACCAAACAATCTTTGCTAAGCACGAAGGAGCAGTAGCTGCACCAACTGCAGGTTTACACTTTTCTAAGCATTTAATGAAGCGTTTAGAAATTAAAGGAGTTGATTTTGCAGAAATGACTTTACACGTAGGTTTAGGTACTTTTAATCCAGTTGAGGTTGAAGATTTATCTAAACATAAAATGGATTCGGAGAAAATCATCATTCCTCAAGAAGCTTGTGATGTAGTTAACAACGCTATCGAAAAGAAAAGAAGAGTTTGTGCAGTAGGAACGACTGTAATGAGAACTGTAGAATCTTCAGTTTCTGCAAGCCAAAGGTTAAATGCATATGAAGGATGGACAAATAAATTCATTTTCCCTCCTTACGATTTTAGTATTGCAAACTGTATGGTTACAAATTTCCATACACCGAAGTCTACATTATTAATGATGATTTCAGCATTTGCTGGTCACGATTTCGTAATGGAAGCTTATCAAGAAGCAATTAAAGAAAAATATAAATTCTACTCGTACGGAGATGCGATGTTAATTATTTAA
- a CDS encoding NAD(P)H-dependent oxidoreductase produces the protein MNVVIINGHPNKESFNNALANTYYQGVKSTQNSVEIINVRELDFNPNLQFGYRKRTELEPGLQLAIEKIKAADHLVWVLPVWWGGMPAMLKGFIDRTFLPGIMFDIEEEKFLPKKLLKGKTARLIITSDSPRWYYYLYLKSPVINQLKKGILAFCGVKPTKLTYIAPIKNSTQDFRKEWLNKVFNLGKNLK, from the coding sequence ATGAATGTTGTAATCATAAATGGGCATCCAAATAAAGAAAGTTTCAATAACGCTTTGGCTAATACGTATTATCAAGGAGTAAAATCTACACAGAATTCAGTAGAAATTATAAATGTAAGAGAGCTCGATTTTAATCCTAATTTACAGTTTGGATATCGAAAACGAACTGAACTTGAACCAGGTTTACAATTAGCAATTGAAAAAATAAAAGCAGCAGATCATTTAGTTTGGGTTTTGCCAGTGTGGTGGGGAGGAATGCCAGCGATGTTAAAAGGTTTTATAGACAGAACTTTTTTACCAGGAATAATGTTCGACATAGAAGAAGAAAAGTTTTTACCTAAAAAGTTATTAAAAGGAAAAACAGCTCGCTTAATTATAACATCAGATTCTCCAAGATGGTATTACTATCTCTATTTAAAAAGCCCAGTAATTAATCAACTTAAAAAAGGAATTCTAGCTTTTTGTGGGGTGAAACCAACAAAACTCACATACATTGCTCCAATTAAAAATTCAACTCAAGATTTTCGAAAAGAATGGTTAAATAAAGTGTTTAATCTTGGTAAAAACCTAAAGTAA
- a CDS encoding Crp/Fnr family transcriptional regulator — translation MLKEYLRSFQVLSEEEIHNFMNQAETKRIKKGEFLAESGKVNTKIGFVKEGILRSFYSSSSAEDITYCFRFAGSFASAYSSYLTGKPSVENLQAITDVEIMVWNKSQLIELEKESTNWTMLLKILTEYEYIELERRIFILQKETAEHKYLDLMQNQPQLIKEIPLNYLASYLGITQRHLSRIRKTIY, via the coding sequence ATGCTAAAAGAGTATTTAAGAAGTTTTCAAGTTTTATCTGAAGAAGAGATTCATAATTTTATGAATCAAGCCGAAACAAAAAGGATTAAGAAAGGAGAATTTCTAGCGGAAAGTGGTAAAGTAAATACCAAAATCGGATTTGTAAAAGAAGGAATTTTAAGATCGTTTTATTCGTCTTCAAGTGCTGAAGATATTACGTATTGTTTCAGATTTGCTGGTTCTTTTGCATCTGCTTATTCTTCTTATTTAACAGGAAAACCATCAGTAGAAAACCTACAAGCAATTACTGATGTAGAAATTATGGTTTGGAATAAAAGTCAATTAATCGAATTAGAAAAAGAAAGTACGAATTGGACTATGTTACTTAAAATTTTAACCGAATACGAATACATAGAGTTGGAACGAAGAATATTTATACTTCAGAAAGAAACAGCAGAACACAAATATTTAGATTTAATGCAGAATCAGCCTCAATTAATCAAAGAAATTCCATTAAATTATCTAGCTTCATATTTAGGAATTACACAACGACATTTAAGTAGAATTCGAAAAACGATTTATTAG